The DNA window GCCCGCCGCCGGCCGCAGCCCTTGGCTTGTGTGCTTGCTTGGTGTTGCTGGCTGCGGGGTGCGGGAGCCGGGAGCCACAGCACTCCACTGCATCCCCCGGTTCGTCTCCTTCGCCTTGTTCGCTTTCctcgcctccccctccccctccccctccccctcgtcCTCGCCCCGCAGCAGCCATGCCAGGGGACCACGGCTCCAAGGTCGACATCTCCTTCGCCGGCCGCTTCACCGCCAGCGCCATCGCAGCATGCTTCGCAGAGGTATGTACCGTCTCCCACCTGTTTCCCATCTCCCCCGCTGCTGGATCGCGATCGCCCCCAAATCTGGCTTGCTCCCTTCCATTTCCTTTTCCTTGCCGCCGCCGAGACCCTCCAGATTCCAAGGAGGATCACGCCgcccatcccatcccatcccctTTAATTTGTTGCATCTTCTCGCTCGCAGATATGCACCATCCCTCTCGACACCGCCAAGGTCAGGCTCCAGCTTCAGAAGAACGTCGTCGCCGCTGCCGCCGGGGACGCCGCGCCAGCGCTCCCCAAGTACCGCGGCCTGCTCGGAACCGCCGCCACCATCGCTAGGGAGGAAGGCGCCGCAGCGCTATGGAAGGGAATCGTCCCGGGCCTCCATCGACAGTGCATCTACGGGGGCCTCCGCATTGGCCTCTACGAGCCTGTACTGTCCTCACCTCCTCAATCAACTAGTAGTATCTATTCTCTCATTAATTGATTAAAAGCTGATACATTTCGTTCCCTCCAATCAACTATTCATTGCTAATTTCCAATGCCAATCCAACCAACCACTTGCCTTACATTACAGGTCAAATCCTTCTACGTCGGCAAAGACCATGTTGGAGATGTCCCTTTGTCCAAGAAGATAGCCGCCGGCTTCACAACTGGTATGGTAGGAATATGATGGATAGGCTCCCAGACCTGACCAGATGTTGTGTTCATCTTCATCCACTATTTCTTCCATTCATCCGTTATTACTCTTCTCATAGATTCATGTACACGCCAAAATTTCACACCTGGCATTAACTAAGCAATCCTCTTCAAAATCGAAGGTGCCATTGCTATCAGCATCGCCAACCCCACTGACCTTGTCAAGGTCAGGCTCCAGGCTGAGGGCAAGCTTGCGCCTGGTGTGCCACGCCGCTACACTGGCGCAATGGATGCTTATTCCAAGATTGCTAGACAGGTCTGCGCCCGCATGCTCTTGTCCCTGCTAACCCTTCGCTTGCTTTATTTTGCTACCAATCAATAAAATTAGAGGTTGGCTCTTATTATATGTGTGATGTGCTTGGCTCATCCTTAGGAAGGGATTGCCGCTCTGTGGACTGGCCTAGGACCAAATGTAGCGCGGAATGCTATCATCAATGCTGCTGAGTTGGCCAGTTATGATGAAGTCAAGCAGGTGTTGTGTGCTTCTTTTAAATTCTCCTCAAATAACTCCATTGGCTCTTTCATTCACTTGCCTATACAAACTGTCTTTGCTGCAGACAATTTTGAAACTCCCTGGGTTCAAAGATGATGTGGTCACCCACCTCTTTGCTGGTCTTGGTGCTGGCTTCTTTGCTGTTTGTGTTGGTTCCCCAGTTGATGTGGTAAGATGTCCTCTGGTGCTCAGTTCATTTCCCTTTTGTGGCAGTGTAGTCAAACATTGTTTCTTGTCTGTCCAACCTTTAATTATTTCTTCCTACTGATACTTTCTATGGTATATCAACTCCCAGTATTAAACTGAGGACATGCTGTGCATGATAAAACATTGCCAGTCTCTCTTTTGTACCCTTGCCGGTTAACCTATTCAGACTGTATGCCAAATTCCCACCAAGAAAATTCAGCTTAGACTGTCCCTTGATGCCACAGGTTCAGAATTTGGATCGATCGTAGTCTTCCACCATAGCTATTGTTTTCCCTCTTTCCTCTTTTTGTGAGGTCCACTCTTACAAAGTTACAATTTAACTCTGCTTTTCATGCGCGGATTCTAACTTGTGGCCTTGGATGCTTGTTACTTCTCTGGAAGTTATCTAGTACTTTGTTGTGGTCATATCCCTGGAATATTCTGTGTTATTGAAAAATTATTGGACTCTGAAATAATGGCTTCAGTCTCTGCCTGTAGATGAAGTTTCTACCTTCCTCAAGTGCAACTGAGACTGATAAACAGTTACCTTCTTGCAGGTTAAGTCGAGAATGATGGGTGACTCAGCCTACAAAAGCACTCTCGATTGTTTTGTGAAGACACTTAAGAATGATGTATGTCTCAGTTCCACACTGCTACTCATGTTATGATTCTGGGTTCAAATTTAGATGTGCAGAAAATATACAGATATGACCTTCCACTGAACACATCTAATAGTTGCAGTAAGAATATAAGGTGTAATCCCATAAAAAATCATATAGCATGTAATGCGTTCATCACCAGGCCTCTCTTGGAGTTTATTTGACCTGATAATAGTATTCACTGTATCATGGTGATAACCATGTGGCATTTTCTCAATATTTGACATTCTAGGAGCAGTTTTTTTTCCCCTTCCCAGACCTGCCTTAGGCAGTTTTTCCTTTTTAGAGAATTTGACCTGATTGAACAAGAATCTGTCTCCGTACTCAAAGTGTGTTGAGTCGTGCACTGTCTTATTCCACTATGTAGTGTCCATTTTGTTTCTTGACAGCACATAGGAGTTGCCTTTTGTGCCCTAGCATGGTGCAACTAATCTCTGGTCTAGGTAAATTTGTTCTTCAGAATATACTGAATTTTTCTTCCTTTTGCACCATTATTGTTGTACCTTCCAGAGTTGCTGCAGCATATTTGAACTTTGATTTGTCAATTTAGTTGTATTGACCGGGAACTGAAAAATCTGTTTATGATATAGAGCTACTCTATTGTACGTGGTTAGTGTACAATGAATTCCAGGAGGCAGGCATTAGCTAATGATTGGTTTACTCTGCAGGGCCCTTTGGCATTTTACAAAGGCTTCCTGCCAAACTTTGCAAGACTGGGATCTTGGAATGTGATTATGTTCTTGACATTAGAGCAGGTAAATGAAAATGAACCCCCatgttctctctctctccaccagaTATTCAGCAGAGTGGAAGTATTTGAgcttgatcaatccaatattaACACATTGTTTGTTGATCTTGTCAGGTTCAAAAGCTGTTTGTGAGGAAACCGGCAAGCTGAAGATAGAGGTTTTGCAGCCAGGTGGCGTACAATGACGCACAGTTTTTCTTCTATAGACAAAAGGGAAAAAAAATTGACACCTTCCCCTGAAGAATTGGGGAACAAGGACAAATCTGACACCTCAATTGCGAGAATAAGGTCctgttcgcttcactgaaaagccatggctgaaagtattgttcgctgatttattatgagagaaaaatattattcctttGCTGAaacagtacggctcataagacaagcgaatatGGCTTAAATCACAGCGGGCAGTTGCATGATCCCTGAACGAATAAATTCACAACTAGCAAACAGATGTGAGTAAACAATATGTGGTGAATGTTGGAACTTGAACTGCTGTAGTTCGATGGGGGGCCTGTTAATGATGAGCATCTGGTGCATATTTCGAATCGATTTAATGTTTTGTTTTTCTGTACTTGTACCGAAATGCTTTGATCGGTATGACGATCAATGTGTGTGAAGGGTAATCCAGGTGATAAATGGTCTGCACTCTGCAGTGCTTGATTGTTATGTGATATCATGAGAATGAATGATAGTGGATTCATTGATCGTGTGGGAGCAGATGCTGcttgtctttgttattgtacttAGACAAATAAACATAATGCAGCTGTTTTTACTGAAGAAGCAAGCAGATGCTGCTATGGTGCTACGCACAAGGAGAAGCAGAGCATACAACAACAAACACAGCAGTGTGCCCTCGTGATTTGGAGAAGGAAGCAGTACTCCAATTCAGATGTTGCTCCTGATCTTCATCTTGCCGAAGAGCGAGTGCCTCCCCTCGGCGACGACCTGCCCCGTGGCGGCGTTGGCGACGAGGACGTGCGTGCCAGAGTAGGCGCCCTTGTGTCCGAGCGCTCTGGCGGTGATGCGGAGGGCGTCcccgggcgcggcggcggcgaggtcgaCGAAGTTGACGGACATGTCGACGGAGACCTTGAGGTGGTGGCCGTCGGACACGGAGGCGGCGGAGCCGATCTCGTCCACCAGGGCCACCACGGCGCCGGGGGCTATGTGATtgtcgccggcggtgaggcgtgCGGGGACCGTGAAGGAGCAGAGGATGTGGCCCGGGCGGATGCTCTCCACGCGGATCCCCTGCAGCGCGAACCCCTCGAAGAAGCTGGGGCTGGGCTCCCCCCGCGCgacggtggcagcggcagcaacaGCAGCTCGTCGGTTCAGCGCGTCCACCAGCGCGCCATCCTCATCGCTCACCCTTACCTGCAGCAACGCCTTCAGGTCATGGTTATCAGAAGCCGCCATGCCTCCCCCTTTGCTTGCAGTCAGCAGTTTGCCTATCCCTTCTTCCCCTTGGTTGGGAACTTGGGAGCCCCTAAAAAATGGGGTGGGGAGGAGCCGGAGCAGGACAAAGgggtgggcccacatgtcagctgcCGCAACTGCAAAGCGATCAATGTAGTATGATATAACGTTTTTGCCCCGCCGTTATGTCAGTCACTGTTCCTGTTTCTCCTCGCTTTAGATTTAGGTCCGTCGGAATCGGATTCagaggagccgccgccgccgccatggctggcgctgCTTCCTGCCCAACTTGACGCTGCCCCGTCGCTGCCCGCTCTGATCCAAATTATCCCCAGAACAAACAGAGACAAGCCAGAGACCCAATGGAACTACAACAAGAACAAGAATCAGCAGGGGAGCACCAGGAAGGAGGGGAGGAACAGCTCGCCCAAGATCTGGTCCACCGCTTGCAGCGAATCCTCCACGACGACCCCCTCATGTTTGCTTCTTTCCTAGCCACTTTTCTTTGTCCGTTTCTTGATTCCAGTTCCCAAACCAGAGTATGATACTAGATCGATACTTGTATGAGAACCCGACTTAAGTTAATAATTCCATTCCGTTCCATTCGCAGTGATGAGGTGGGGTTCTTGCTCCCAACACAATTCTGCTCACTAGAAGATGACGATTCCAATTCCCAACATCCGGAGCCGCCTCACCACACAAGGTACTTGTGGTGCAGAGACCACAAGCTCGCCATCTCCGCCGAGATCCTGCCCAGGATGCCTAGCGCTTGTTCAGTTCAAAAAGagttcaaaaaagtgctacagtactcgtcacatcgaatcttgcgatacgtgcaggAAAtagtaaatgtagacgaaaaaaaactaattgcacgatttggttgaaaatcacgagacgaacgttttgaacctaattagtccatgatcaaacactatttataaaaaaacaaaaatactacagtacCTAAATTCCAACTTTCCCTCCGACTAAACATAGCCCTGCTGCAACGCAAGGGATGCCCCGCTATCCCCTACTCATCTCATGAGGCACACCAAGGCCGTGTTTAGTTCGGCCCCGGATTCGGCGTCGCCAGAATCCTAGGTACTGTAGAGGCACTGTTGAACACTgtagtatttttttttatttgataatagttgtcccatcgttgactaattagacttaaaacgttcatctcgtaaagtacaactaaactgtacaattagtttttgatttcgtcaacatttagtactctatacatgtaccgtaagtttaatataacgagaaatcttctttttacatagtgccaaattctagaATTTAGGGAACTAAACATGGCGGCACTACTCATACTTTGTCCTGACCTACTTACCGCATGGAACTCCAGGTACGCCCATGCTGTCAGCTGTCACTCACAGTATGTATGCTTAAGGGGCGTTTGGTTCTACGGATTAAATTTCAATCATGTTATATCGTACGTTCGGATGCTAATTAaaaggactaaacatgagttaattataaaactaattacatagatggagactaatttacgagacgaatttattaagcctaattaactcgtcattagcacatatttactgtagcaccacattatcaaatcatagattaattaggcttaaaaaaattgtctcgcaaattagtcgtaatctgtgtaattagttatttttttagtctatatttaatactacatgcatgtgTCAAATATCTAATACGACAGGAACTAAAATTCGATGCAAGGAACGAAACAGGCATTAACTAAAGGATTCACCTTGCGTTCAATTGATGAGTACTGCAAGCCCCATGCACCGGAAAGAAGAAATTCCAACTCCAAATAGGGTCTCTTCTTTCCTGCAGGAAGATGGTGCTGTCAGCAGAGTATGATTTCACGAAGCTCAAGGATGAGCTGCAATTGTGTGCCTTGATCCTTTCCTACTCGCCGAAGAACGAGAGCACATGGAGCCATAGGTACACCCGGTCCTGCGCTTGTCACCCCAGCTTGCCCATGGAACAAATCCTTTCAGACAATACCTATCTATTTGGAGCTGATTTCTATAATAAAATAAAGGCACAATTGTCtgttggacatccaaagtgatggtccttCGCTGACGGACATCCACTTTAGAGCATTTTGcaagaagacactctggttcggtgaaattaggccacaggacactGCGGACCGGTTatagccggttgaggagagagaacaacggtgaaatgacattcttgcccttgccgctttcttcttcctttctccctttctcttttttctgTTTCCTGCCCCACAGTTCAAGCAAACAGCAGTGCGGAGGAACGACCGGTCTCCTACCAAGCAAACCAAAGGGCGTTGTCGCGTCGTTCTGCTGAACACCTAGAGCAGCGGCGCAGGTGGAGGCGAGCTGGTTCTTGTGGTTGTGCATCCACACCTTGAGCACCTGGCGCTTGACCCCGATCTCGTTGCAGAAGCGGTCCAGGGCACCATCGTCGTTCCGCTGGATGCGCTAGCCCTACTTCTCCGCAAACTCGTGCATCCGCTCCTTCTGCTTGGGCGTGAACTTGGTCCGAAACCGCTTCCGCCcgatgctgccgctgccgctaccCCCGACGCTCCTGGGCATGTAACCGACGCCGAGGCCGATGCCGAAGTCGTCCGTGCGCGGCGGCGTCTCGGAGCCGGCGCGCGTGTCGAGCCATGGGGGcggggcggcgacggcgacgttaGGCATGGCGTGGTACGGCAGCGCGAGGTCCGGCGGTGCCGGCACCGGCACCGACGACGGGAACAAGGCCTGCAGCGTGGCGGCCGCGGCTTGGTGGAGGTAGTGGTGGTGGAAGTGCTGCTACTGCAGCGTCAGCGGCCCGGGCGGCGCGGGCAGCGCGAGCCGCAGCATTAGACGGAAGAAGACGGGCGGCGCGCACGACGAGCCCGGTGGCGCCaacgctgcggcggcggcgttctTGCGCGGGGACGAGGACGGCGTGGCGGACGCGGCGGACCTGGCGCCGCCATCGCTGGAGCGGTCGTCGCGGTCGCGCTCGGTGACGGGGAGGACGAAGGAGATTCGGCCGCGCAGCTTCCACGAGCAAGCGAAGGCGGAGTAGCAGCCCCCCCATGGGTCCGGCGGGGCCACGGCCACCCTGCCCTCGGCCTCGGCGCGTGTGTGCGCGGGGACGCTGGGCTGGGCTGCGCTTGTTGTCTTTGCTTGCTTTGCGGGTCAGAAGCTCCCCCTCCACCTCGTTCGGTTTGCCGCGAaacagaaaaaaaagagaaagggagaggaagaagaaagcgatAGGGGtaagaatgtcatttcaccgctgttctctctcctcaaccggctgcaaccGGTCCGCGGTGTTCTGTGGCCTAATTTCATCGAACCAGAGTATCTTCTGGCAAAATGCTTTAAAGTGGGTGTCCGCCAGCGAAGGACCGTCACTTTGGATATCCAACAGACAATTGTCCCTAAAATAAAACAACATGGAGTTTAAAGTTAACTGTCTGCCACAGGAGGTGGGTGATAAAACAAGTTGCAGAGCAACATCAAGATATGTCGGAGATTATAGAGAATGAATCAATACTAGTCAAAGAGATAGCAGAGGTTATAAACTTATAATTCCCGAATACTTGCTTATTCAAGCTGCTAACAATGTCGACTTTGACTGAGCTCATCATATAATTCCCGAATACTTGCTTATTCAAACATGTTCGTTtggttgtggcttgtcgtaaacgatcgtaaattttcagccgaaacagtatttttctctcacataaaccagccagcagtacttcttcacgaaccagcaacgatacgaaccagccaaccgaacaggctggatCATTCCCTGTTGTTTTTGACGTAGCTGGTAATTAAATTTCTCCAATACAAGAAGGTCCATGCAATACGCAGAAAAATAATTTTACGCCTTTTGCAGAAATCGAAAATGAACTACCGTGCATGGAGGCATCGATGCTGGCTTATTCCTTACATGACACGGAAACAGGTGATGATAAATGATTCAGACTCATTGAAAAATTCCTTGTCCCTGATTCTTAATCTTGTAACTGGACTTCCTAGCTACAGAATATCTGCTCGTTAGTTACCATGCAGAACATTTTATTTCTGTTTCCTGAAGGTgctggatgaactgaagaagtcAACAAGATGGAGTGAGCTGCATGTTGCTGACAATTGCTGCTTTCACTACCGAAGGGTTAGTAGGTTCCCTATGTTTACAGTTGGTACTACATAATTCCTTGAAGCAGATTTTCTTTGACTTGATGATTTTCATATCGACCTGTAACATCTTCTTAGAGCCTGTACAATATGTTTGCAGACCAGAGCTTTTCAATGCACACCACGATTTAGACTTTATGTTGTTTTGGACTTCCATTTGTTGACACATTCCAATGGCATAGCACACATCCTGTTTACCAACCAGTCTGACTGACAGCATGTGTATTTACCGGTCTTCTTGTTGCATCCTTGCAGTCCCTTCTTCTTGCGCTACTAGAAAGTCGCCTGGGGAATGGAGAGGATTCCCTTAGTTGGGAGTCAGAAACTTACCTTCTATGGAAGGTATTGATGTATTCGATCAAAAAGCTAATTACCTTTTTGCTACAGTTATTTGTAATCACTTCAGGCATCATATCCTCTCTTTCGATTATGAATGCGATACAAAGCAGAAGACAAAGGATCCATGAATCATTGTGTTTTACAACATTGGTTTCCTTTATCCTATAGTTAGTTGATACCCACCTGTCATGTGGGGCCGCACATACGCCAGGAATAGATGGGCCCGAGATGCGAGACATGCAGCAGAGCGCCAGGGTGACGCGGGCGCCGCGGTCACCGCGGCAGGCACCAGCGCAGGGCTCGGTTTAGAAAGTGGCTAGATTAAAGGAGAGCCAATCAAGGGGCCTCTTATTTAGGAGTGATTTGTTAGAGTCTGTTGAGGCTATGGCCTATAGGAGTCCTTGTAATCCGTCATTTGGGGTGAAGCAAGAACAAttatctctccttcttcctctctcaaCAAAATGGGCGCTGAGGGGTAAAACCTCGCCCCAACACGGATCGCGGCTACGAACTACGTAGCCGGGGTGCGCCTACCCTATCCCtcgacgcccttgacaacctggtatcacggtctAGGCGATCCAGTTCATCCCGTGCCCCTTCGCCAACCCCAGCCGCCGTGCCGTCACCCTCGCCTCGCGTAGACGCCATGGGCGACAACACCGTCAACAACGCCGCCAACGCTGCCTTGCAGGCGACCTTGGACTCCATGGTCGCGTCCATCAGGACCCTCCAGACGTCCGTGGAGGCCAACGCCTAGGCCATCCAGCGCCTGGACGCCACGCGCCCGCCGCCGGGCGGATCGCCAACCTCCGCACACTCCGGGTCGGGGGAGCACCACCAAGATCGGCCGCCGCGTTTCCAAAAGCTCGACTTCCCGCGCTACGATGGCAAGTCGGATCCTCTGATCTTTATCAATCGTTGTGAATCTTATTTTCATCAACAGCGAATCATGGAGGAGGAGAAAGTCTGGATGGCGTCGTACAACCTCGAGGACGGTGCCCAGCTGTGGTACTACCAAGTCCAATAGGACGAGGGTACTCCTTCCTGGCGCCATTTCAAGGAGCTCCTCCACCTGCGCTTTGGGCCTCCCCTCTGATCCAACCCCCTCGGTGAGTTGGCAGCTTGCCACCGAACCGGTACCGTGGAGGAGTACCAGGACCGGTTCCAGGCCCTGCTACCTCGCGCGGGCCGCCTGGACAAGGCACAACGCGTCCAGCTGTTCACCGCCAGCCTCCTTCCACCGCTCAGCCATGATGTGGAGATCCACAATCCCCAGTCGGTGGTGGCGGCCATGAGCCTTGCCCGCAAGATCGAGTTGCGGAACAGCTATGTCACACCCGCGGCACGCGTGCCCCCACGCGATCGGCCGCTCCTGCCAGCGCCCGCACTACGACTCGCCCTGCCGGTGCCCCCGGCGGACAAGGCAGACAAGGCCGCGCCGGCCACGATCACCGTGGAGGGCCGGCCGGTTCGTCGGTTGACTCAAGCGGAACAGGAGGAGCGTCGTCGCCTCGGTCTCTGCTACAACTATGATGAAAAGTTCGGTCACGGGCACAATCGGGTCTGCAAGCAGCTGTTCCTCCTCGACAGCATCATCAAGGATGACACCGATGACgaggctgctgctgatgaggatGCCACCGGGGAGGAGACCCCGCACTTCTCCCTCAACGCGATTGCTGGGTGTCCTTCAGCGACACCATGCAGGTCCAGGTGGCCGTGGGTGCCGCCGTCTTCACCGCGCTCCTCGACTCGGGATCCACGCACAACTTCATCGCCGAGGACACGGCCCTCCGTACCGGGCTGCCTCTGCAGCGTCGCCCACGCCTCACGGCGACAGTGGCGAATGGCGAGCGCGTCTCCTGCCCTAGCGTCATTCGGCAGCACCGCTCACCATCGACAACGACATGTTCTGCATCGATCTCTTCGTGATGCCACTCGCCGGGTACGACCTAGTCCTCGGCGTGCAGTGGATGGCGACCTTGGGGCCGGTGCTCTGGGACTTCAGCACGTGGAAGATGTCCTTCCAGCGTCAGGGGCGCGCCGTGTGCTGGACGGGCGTGGCGATGACCACTGCGCCCGGCGTCTGCACCACGACAGCCAGCGAGTCCCTCCTGGATGAACTGCTGGCATCCTTCGGGGACGTCTTTGTTGAGCCCCAGGGGCTCCTGCCTCCACGCGCCCGCGACCACAGCATCATCCTCAAGCCGAGCGCGCAGCCGGTGGTGGTCCGGCCGTACCAGTACCTTGCGTCCCACAAGGATGAGTTGGAGCGGCAATGCGCTGCCAT is part of the Miscanthus floridulus cultivar M001 chromosome 9, ASM1932011v1, whole genome shotgun sequence genome and encodes:
- the LOC136484213 gene encoding mitochondrial uncoupling protein 1-like, whose translation is MPGDHGSKVDISFAGRFTASAIAACFAEICTIPLDTAKVRLQLQKNVVAAAAGDAAPALPKYRGLLGTAATIAREEGAAALWKGIVPGLHRQCIYGGLRIGLYEPVKSFYVGKDHVGDVPLSKKIAAGFTTGAIAISIANPTDLVKVRLQAEGKLAPGVPRRYTGAMDAYSKIARQEGIAALWTGLGPNVARNAIINAAELASYDEVKQTILKLPGFKDDVVTHLFAGLGAGFFAVCVGSPVDVVKSRMMGDSAYKSTLDCFVKTLKNDGPLAFYKGFLPNFARLGSWNVIMFLTLEQVQKLFVRKPAS
- the LOC136484214 gene encoding uncharacterized protein, translated to MWAHPFVLLRLLPTPFFRGSQVPNQGEEGIGKLLTASKGGGMAASDNHDLKALLQVRVSDEDGALVDALNRRAAVAAAATVARGEPSPSFFEGFALQGIRVESIRPGHILCSFTVPARLTAGDNHIAPGAVVALVDEIGSAASVSDGHHLKVSVDMSVNFVDLAAAAPGDALRITARALGHKGAYSGTHVLVANAATGQVVAEGRHSLFGKMKIRSNI